CAAAGCCAGTACGATTAATATCCTTCACCACTTGAGCAAGCTGCTCGGCTTTAAAGCGAATAATATGCAGAATTGGTCCGAATTTCTCTTCTTCGAGCACATGGATATTTTCGATTTCAAATGCGGTTGGAGCAACAAAATCCCCATCTTGACAGCGTTCATCTAAAGTCACTTCAGCCACCAAGCGCTGAGTTTGTTTCATGTGTTCAATATGCGACACCAGTTTGGCCTTCGCCGCCGCATCGATCACTGGTCCAACATCGGTTTGATGCAAATAAGGCAACCCCACTGCAAGCTGCTGCATGCCGCCTTTGATTAATTCGATGATTCTCTCCGCAATATCTTCTTGTACGTATAACACTCGTAACGCTGAACAACGCTGACCGGCAGAGGCAAATGCTGAGCGCATGACATCACGCACCACTTGCTCTGGGAGCGCGGTACTGTCGACGATCATCGCATTCTGACCACCCGTTTCAGCGATAAATGGCACCGGTTTGGCCTCACGTCCTGCTAAAGTGGCATTAATGCGTTGTGCTGTCGGGGTCGAGCCAGTAAACGCCACTCCCGCAATTGCAGGATGGGAGGTTAACGCTTGCCCTATCTCTGCGCCATTACCCGGTAGCAACTGAATCGAGCCTGCTGGAAAGCCTGCCTCTAGCATCAGCTCAACAGCACGTGCGGCAATCAAACTGGTTTGTTCAGCGGGCTTGGCAATGACAGTATTACCACTGACTAACGCTGCGGTGATCTGACCTAAGAAAATCGCTAACGGGAAGTTCCATGGACTAATACACACGAAGACGCCGCATCCTTCACGCGTTATGGTGCGTTCAACACCATCGAAACCAACTTGTTGGCTCGGTGCAAAGATGGTTGGTTGTTTGGCATAGTATCGACAAAAATCGACTGCTTCTCGAACTTCATCAATACTATCGTGAATCGTCTTGCCAGCTTCTTTGTGGCACAGCGCCACCAATTCTGGCAAATGATCTTCCAACAGATCCGCTAATCGCTCTAATTTCTCACAGCGCGACTCGTAGCCAAGCTTGTTCCACTCATGGAAGCATGATTGAGCTACCTCAATTGCCTTGGAAACATGATCAAGGGTTGAAAACACCACAGATCCCACTTGGATCTTTCTATCATAAGGTGCTGTAACCATTTGGATCGTGTTTACGGACGCATTCTCTTCCTTGATCATGCTTTCATAAGTACGATCACCTGCAATAATAGGCCCCGCTTGCCAAGTCTGTTGTAACCAATGTTCCACTTGTTGTTCAAATGGAGTGACTTCACTTTGGATGTCAATATTGACCCCATAAGCATTTTTGCGATCTGGGAAAATCGCAGGAGGCAAAGGAATCGCAGTATTAGCATAATTTTCATGCGCCATCAGCGTATCAACAGGATGCTGATTTAACGTTTCAATCGGACAACGGGCATCCACTAAACGGTGCACAAACGAGCTGTTAGCGCCATTTTCTAATAAACGACGGACTAGGTATGGTAAGAGGTCTTTATGGCTGCCTACCGGAGCATATATTCGCACAGATTGTCCAAATGCTTTCATCGCATGCTCATAGAGAGAATCTCCCATGCCATGTAAACGCTGGAACTCAAAATCTTTATGTGTTGCCATCGTGGCAATCGCGGTCACTGTATGCGCGTTATGGCTGGCAAACTGCGGGAAAATATGACCACGTACATGCTCACTTAATAAAAAGCGAGCACAGGCTAAATAAGAGACATCAGTCGCTTCTTTGCGGGTATATACCGGGTAATTATTATAGCCAGCTTGCTGTGACCATTTGATCTCGCTATCCCAATACGCCCCTTTCACTAAACGTAAAGGGATCATATCGCCTTGTTGTTTTGCTAACGCATTTAACCAAACTAAGGTTGGAAGTGCTCGTTTTGAATAAGCTTGAATCACTAGGCCAAACTTACCCCACCCTTTTGCCGCTTCGCTACAGTAGAGTTTTTCAAACAGCTCCAAAGACATTTCCAAACGGTCAGCTTCTTCCGCATCAATGGTTAATGCCACACCAAGTTGACGTGCTTGGACAATCAATTGCTCAACGGTTGCATACAGCTCGGTCATAACACGCTGTTTATTCGCCACTTCATAACGAGGATGTAATGCTGATAGTTTGATGGAAACAGAAGGCGCTGGGCTAATAGCGTGATCAAACTTATCATTACCAACGGCCGTGATCGCCATTAAATAATCATTAAAATACTTTTGTGCATCTTGCGCCGTTAATGCTGCTTCACCCAACATATCATAGGAATAGGTGTAGCCTTTTTCTCGCATCGCTTTACCATTTTTTTGTGCTTCGGCAATCGAACGCCCAAGGACAAACTGGTATCCCATGATCTTCATCGCTTGGTGCATGGCTTTACGAATCACAGGCTCAGACATTTTATTGACTAAACGATTTAAGCCTTGAGCTGGACTTTGTGCTTGTGATTCATTTAAACCAATCACTTTACCAGTCAGCATCAAGCCCCAAGTAGACGCGTTCACAAAAACCGAATCGGAATTTTTTAAATGGGATTTCCAATCCGCCACACTCAATTTGTCTCGAATCAAAGCATCAGCGGTGGCGGCATCAGGAATACGCATTAACGCTTCAGCTAAGCACATGAGTAAGATACCTTCATGAGTGTCTAAACTGTACTCCAGCAATAAGGCATCGATCATCTGGACTGACTTCTTGTCTGCACGAATGGCTTTAATCAGATCAGTAGTTTGATTTTCTATCGCTAACTTTTCTTGCTCACTCGGCATCGCTAACGGTAAGAGCTGTTTGAGCCAAGTCGATTCATCAACCATATAAAGTGGAGAAATATGAGACCAAAGAGTCTCTAAAGGTTGCTGATGAAATTCCGTTTTTAGTACATCGCTTGCTGTAAACATGTATTTTCCTCATACAAATCGGAATAAATGAAATACGTCACTCTGAAGTGTAGAGGTAATAGCTCGATTATTATTTGTATAAAACTACGATTTAGTTGTTAAAAGCTCTGTTATATAACAAATCACCAACATGATCACATAATTTTACTTACAGTTAATGGTTTTTTCGAAATTGAGAAGGAGGAACACCCACAATTCGAGTAAAACTATGAGTAAATACGCTTTGATCTGAAAAACCGGTCACTTCGGCAATATGCCCTATGTTGTAATGACCTTCTTTAATCAAACGCTTGGCTTCTTCAATACGTTTTAACAACACATATTGGTGTGGCGTCATACCAACTTGAGCTTTAAACAATAAATGGAACTGGCTTTCACCGAGGAAGGAACTCGCAGATAAATCTGCAACTTTAATTTTAGAGGCGAGATGTTGCTGGATGTAGCGGTCAATTAGCGCCATATTAAGGCGATGACCTTTTTTATAGCGTTCAAACTTTTTAATATGACGATGCAAGAGCGCAATGATAGTGTCTTGGCATGCACGGCATAATAATAAGTCATCAGGGCTGGATTTGATTTCCTGAACCAGCATTTGAATCAATTGTTGAATTTGAAAATCCAGTTGGAAATAAACTTCTTCAGACAATAAATCAGCCAATAAGTGAGAGACTTGAGAGTCGGCATCGGTAATATCCAAAAAATTCAAAACCAGAATATCCGATAAACCTATCCCACCAAAGCGATGCTCCGATGATGCCCGCACAATGCAACCTTGCCCCGGGCCAATTAAATTCACCTCTCCTTCCACATCAAATTCCGCTCGCCCCGATAACCCAATCACGATCTGAGTGTAATCATGTTGATGATGATCCATGAAGCTCGGTAAGGTTATCACCTGTGCCGGTTTTGGTGGTTGTGGATGTACTTCATCATAACTCGCCAATTGGCTATCCTTTCACATTGGTCAGCGTCAAAATAAGATCATATTCTTGATCATTGTTCCGAAACGATGATCAAGAACTTGTAAACTACGGCTTTCGTCTCTTCAATTATGGAGCTAAGCGAGAGATATCCCAACTCTCTCCATCATCTTTACTATAGACGAAACGATCATGTAAGCGATGTTTTCCTCCTTGCCAAAATTCTATCGTCTCCACTTTCACTCGGTAGCCACCCCAAAAAGTCGGTACTGGAATTTTCCCTTCCGCAAATTTTGCTTTTAATTCCATGTACTTTCCTTCCAATACACTGCGAGCTGAAATGCGGCTACTTTGCTTACTTGCCCAAGCAGCAAGTTGGCTTTCTTTTGGGCGCGAGGTGAAGTATTTCATATTCTCCATCGCAGATAACTTTTCGACATGTCCGGTAATATGAACTTGTCTTTCCATTGAATGCCATGGGAAATGCAAACTGATTTTATTATTGTGCTGCAAATGCTGAGCCTTACGACTTCCCAAATTGGTATAAAAAACAAAGCCGTCATTATCAACATTTTTCAATAACACAATACGCTGAAAAGGTTGACCATGCTCATCCACTGTTGCTACGGTCATTGCCGTCGGGTCCGTTAACCCCGCTTGAATCGCTTGTTCCAACCATACATTAAATTGGTCGACAGGGTTGGCTGCCAAGTCTGAACGCGTTAATGCATCCATCGCGTACTCGCGACGCATATCAGAAAGTTTCATGTTTTTTCCCTAACTAAATTTTTTATTATTTTGCGCTTATCAACTATGAACTGCAAGAAACAAACGGCAGGTAGAATAAGTGCCACATCAAACTAATTCTCTATAAAACAAATACTGTATTTAAAAAACGGCCTATTAAACTGAATCAATATAAAACACGTCTCTTTTATCACTAAAAGCATTCTCAACAAAAGCATGCTCAATAAAAACATGTTCAATAAAGGCCTACTCAAAACAGTCATCTTCAATAGAGTAATGAACACTCACATAAATAGCGTATTTTTATAATTTACAGTGTAAATCTAGAATCCACCGGTCCTTCAATTTACACTGTAAATTGCACTAGCCAATCTTTTAAAGTTTGTTCAATCTGTTTGCGCCCCGTCAATTGATGCTTATGCGCCACCTCTTGCCAAGTTTGAACTAGCAGGACTTTATCAATAACTACCCTTAATTCAGGTGAGAGTGTCATCCTACCTAGTGTCAGATCCTTACTAGAGGATTGCTGCAAATATTGAAATACAAACTGTTGGAACGTCACCAATGCTGTTTCAAAACTGTTTCCCCCGTGCGCATAATGACACAACACTCGAGGAAGACTCACTACCTTTGCAGTGCTAGAAGCAAACAGTAAATGCGCTAACGTGTCGGCTTGAATCTGCTGATATAAAAAAGGTAACGCAATTTGAAATTGTTGAGCCCAGTGATGATGAGCGCGCTCAACCCAATACTGAGCAGACTCAGATAATGGCTGCACCATAAATGCAGAATAGCAACCACTGGACTGATCACGACGAGTCCCCAACGATACTAAATGAAATTGTGACTGCCAAAAACCAATCAACTCTGCGGTCGCGCCAAAGCTGACAGAGATAAAATCGAACTCGTTTCTGACGCAGTCTGCCAATTCCTCTAATGCCTTTACACCAATACCATGACGATGCAAACTCGGGTGGACCGCAATTCTCATCACGCGAATAGAGGCTTGTAATGCGGGCTCATCTATCGCGAGATGATTGGCTAAATAAGCCGCCGCTAAATGTCCCTTAGGTCGACGTTTGCCCTTTTGAATATCACTAATCAGTGGAAGCGATAACTGCCCTTCTCTGCACGTGAGTATACAGCCAAGTATCTTAAGATGATGAGGCTGTGACCCTGAATGAATTATCGCAAACACCTCAATTTCATCCGTTGCTAATACTTGCAATAAATCATTAGGAGAAGTTTGGTAATGCGCCAGTACCAAAGTACCAAACAATTCAGTAAACAATTTAGGATCGTCCACTAATTGAGATTTCGCTATTCGCTGCAATCTAACATTGTCAGTTAACGTGGGCAGTTGTGCTGTTAACTCTCCATCAGACCAAGGAGCTTGAGCATGGGCATCAGCATCCAGCAAAAAACTCGCAAAACACCAGGCTTCTAACGGATCAAATTCAGCCCAACGAATGGGTTGCGTGAGGGATTGTAATTTCCAGCCAGGGCGATGTGCATCCAACCAAGGCAGAAATTTAAGCGTAAAACCACGACCACAACCTTCATAGCCATGTATTGTCGAACTTAATACCAGACGATGATAACGCTCGACAAACTGAATGAGCATAGGTAAAGGTAAAGCGGCCGCTTCATCCACTAAAACTAAATCCGCTGGCACTTCAGACAATAATAATTCGTCCGGCGCAATAAAGCGTAATTGAGAACCGTTGGATAAGGTCCAATGATTGGCCTGCTGAGAAAGCCAAGTTATTTCTGAATCCCCTTCCCCAGCTTGCGCTAAAAAGGTAAATAAGGGCGATAAAGACTTAACCGAAGGCGCGGTAACAATAATGGATATGCGTCGTTCAACCATCAACTTGGCAGCAGCAATACCTAAACTGGAAGTTTTACCACGTCCGCGATTAGCATTAATCACTAAGGGACGACGACGATGCCCAGTCAGCACTTTTTCTATCGCTTGAACGGCTATTTGTTGTTGCGAAAATGAGTGTTGACTCTCTGCTGGTTCTGGCGGTGATACTTGCTGTGAGAATGATGCTTGGGTATCGGCTTGCTCGACAAATGGCTGCAACTCCAAAGCCGGCTCAAGATGAAGCGCTTGAACCGCAGCTTCATCCAACTCAAGTGGCGAGTCCAATGAACGAATTTGAGGCCAGCAATGAACATGGCGCTTTATCCATTGCCCGGCATAATCATTTGCAAGCGCATTAAGATGAATAAAAAATAAAATACTGCCACCACACAAAGCCCCAAGTGCGGCATTAAAACTATTAGCATCAAATCCACAGCTAAAATCAACAATCAATATTTTGATTTCTTGCCCTAACAGTTGTTGGCCTTGTTTATAACCATAATGAACACTAGGCAGCAAAGTCTGTTCCCCACCGAGCCACACTACCTCATTATTTGAAATCTGCTGACAATGAACAAATTCACTTAATAAACGAGTCGATAGCATTGGTTCTAAGGTTAATTCAATGGCATATCGATGGTTCAAATAGCGTAAACGGTTCGCCAAATCATTGAGAGAGTTAAGAGCTAGCATGGTGACCTTTCATTCAGCACGGATTATAAGAAATTATGCCCTTAGCATATCACAGGCATAAAAAAAGCCGCACTATGGCGGCTCTTGAACAGACAAAACAAGTAAGGACGAATTAACTGAGTTTTGACTGGATGTAAGCGAGGATATCATCCATCACGTCATCATCGATTTTCTTTAAGGCAAGTGAAACATTAGCCCCTTTACGGGTATAACTGACACGACCTTTGATTAAATCAATTTTTTCAGCCGAGGCTTCTTTTTTACTTGGCGCTAGCTCTTCAATCCAAGCTTCTAATTGGCTCGAAATCTCTTTGGTTAAGCGTGCTACCCCTTGCGAATTTGAACCTTGCCAAATCTCACCTTGCGCGTGACGGCATTTTTCTAACAACAACGTTTGCGATTTACTTGGCAAAGCAAAATATTGTTTGTGTAATTTAACAATGGTTGGGCGGCCAACATCGCTAACATTAGGGTAAGCTTGCAATAATTCCAACGGTAATGCCGCCGCTTTTAATGCACCGCTTACCAAAGCTTCGCTACACTGGAACATTTGCGCTAACGCTTTTTGATCGGCAGCTTCACCTGAATCTAACTTAGCTTGCATTTCACGGCCTCGCTCATAAAGCGACAACGGTTTATGTGCGTTCGCGACATCTGATAAGAACTTAGCGTGCTGTGTCTCAATGTTATCGGCCACATAAATAAGAAAATCTTTTTGTGCCAAAATACAAGACATACGACGGCGGCTACCGTCTAATACTTCAATTTTCCCTTGAGCATTACGGCGACCAACCGCTGGATATTGCTGTCCTCTTTCTTTTAAAGTAACCAGAATATCAGCTAAAGCATGCTCATTAAGAAACGATTGTTCACGCGAGTTTTCAGCAAATACCACGGTTTGTGTTTCAATCTCTGCGGCAGGAACTGAAACTAATTCAAACGACACTAAATCTTCTCCAGCGATGGCTAATTCAATCACTTGAGCTTTTTCTTTTACTGCCGCTTGCGCTTCAACTGGCGATGTAGCACGACGCTTATTGGCTTTACCAAACAATTTCGCATTTAGATCAGAAGTTTTAATCGCCATTATTTATCTCCTTGGTTCAATGACGCCCAGTGGCTATGCATCACACGCTCTAATTCTAGTGCACTCTTTTGAATCGCATCTTGTGCTGTCGCAAGCGTCTTTTTACCACCTTCAAAATCACTCGCGGTTAAATCAAACACCGTACTATAAGTATCTGCACACGTTTCAAAAGCACGACTACGTGGAATGGTCGCCATCATCAC
This Vibrio aphrogenes DNA region includes the following protein-coding sequences:
- the putA gene encoding bifunctional proline dehydrogenase/L-glutamate gamma-semialdehyde dehydrogenase PutA: MFTASDVLKTEFHQQPLETLWSHISPLYMVDESTWLKQLLPLAMPSEQEKLAIENQTTDLIKAIRADKKSVQMIDALLLEYSLDTHEGILLMCLAEALMRIPDAATADALIRDKLSVADWKSHLKNSDSVFVNASTWGLMLTGKVIGLNESQAQSPAQGLNRLVNKMSEPVIRKAMHQAMKIMGYQFVLGRSIAEAQKNGKAMREKGYTYSYDMLGEAALTAQDAQKYFNDYLMAITAVGNDKFDHAISPAPSVSIKLSALHPRYEVANKQRVMTELYATVEQLIVQARQLGVALTIDAEEADRLEMSLELFEKLYCSEAAKGWGKFGLVIQAYSKRALPTLVWLNALAKQQGDMIPLRLVKGAYWDSEIKWSQQAGYNNYPVYTRKEATDVSYLACARFLLSEHVRGHIFPQFASHNAHTVTAIATMATHKDFEFQRLHGMGDSLYEHAMKAFGQSVRIYAPVGSHKDLLPYLVRRLLENGANSSFVHRLVDARCPIETLNQHPVDTLMAHENYANTAIPLPPAIFPDRKNAYGVNIDIQSEVTPFEQQVEHWLQQTWQAGPIIAGDRTYESMIKEENASVNTIQMVTAPYDRKIQVGSVVFSTLDHVSKAIEVAQSCFHEWNKLGYESRCEKLERLADLLEDHLPELVALCHKEAGKTIHDSIDEVREAVDFCRYYAKQPTIFAPSQQVGFDGVERTITREGCGVFVCISPWNFPLAIFLGQITAALVSGNTVIAKPAEQTSLIAARAVELMLEAGFPAGSIQLLPGNGAEIGQALTSHPAIAGVAFTGSTPTAQRINATLAGREAKPVPFIAETGGQNAMIVDSTALPEQVVRDVMRSAFASAGQRCSALRVLYVQEDIAERIIELIKGGMQQLAVGLPYLHQTDVGPVIDAAAKAKLVSHIEHMKQTQRLVAEVTLDERCQDGDFVAPTAFEIENIHVLEEEKFGPILHIIRFKAEQLAQVVKDINRTGFGLTMGIHSRNETTYRWIEKQARVGNCYINRDQVGAAVGVQPFGGQGLSGTGPKAGGPHYLYRFSQVDITTVNQSA
- a CDS encoding helix-turn-helix transcriptional regulator, with the protein product MASYDEVHPQPPKPAQVITLPSFMDHHQHDYTQIVIGLSGRAEFDVEGEVNLIGPGQGCIVRASSEHRFGGIGLSDILVLNFLDITDADSQVSHLLADLLSEEVYFQLDFQIQQLIQMLVQEIKSSPDDLLLCRACQDTIIALLHRHIKKFERYKKGHRLNMALIDRYIQQHLASKIKVADLSASSFLGESQFHLLFKAQVGMTPHQYVLLKRIEEAKRLIKEGHYNIGHIAEVTGFSDQSVFTHSFTRIVGVPPSQFRKNH
- the pdxH gene encoding pyridoxamine 5'-phosphate oxidase, with product MKLSDMRREYAMDALTRSDLAANPVDQFNVWLEQAIQAGLTDPTAMTVATVDEHGQPFQRIVLLKNVDNDGFVFYTNLGSRKAQHLQHNNKISLHFPWHSMERQVHITGHVEKLSAMENMKYFTSRPKESQLAAWASKQSSRISARSVLEGKYMELKAKFAEGKIPVPTFWGGYRVKVETIEFWQGGKHRLHDRFVYSKDDGESWDISRLAP
- a CDS encoding GNAT family N-acetyltransferase: MLALNSLNDLANRLRYLNHRYAIELTLEPMLSTRLLSEFVHCQQISNNEVVWLGGEQTLLPSVHYGYKQGQQLLGQEIKILIVDFSCGFDANSFNAALGALCGGSILFFIHLNALANDYAGQWIKRHVHCWPQIRSLDSPLELDEAAVQALHLEPALELQPFVEQADTQASFSQQVSPPEPAESQHSFSQQQIAVQAIEKVLTGHRRRPLVINANRGRGKTSSLGIAAAKLMVERRISIIVTAPSVKSLSPLFTFLAQAGEGDSEITWLSQQANHWTLSNGSQLRFIAPDELLLSEVPADLVLVDEAAALPLPMLIQFVERYHRLVLSSTIHGYEGCGRGFTLKFLPWLDAHRPGWKLQSLTQPIRWAEFDPLEAWCFASFLLDADAHAQAPWSDGELTAQLPTLTDNVRLQRIAKSQLVDDPKLFTELFGTLVLAHYQTSPNDLLQVLATDEIEVFAIIHSGSQPHHLKILGCILTCREGQLSLPLISDIQKGKRRPKGHLAAAYLANHLAIDEPALQASIRVMRIAVHPSLHRHGIGVKALEELADCVRNEFDFISVSFGATAELIGFWQSQFHLVSLGTRRDQSSGCYSAFMVQPLSESAQYWVERAHHHWAQQFQIALPFLYQQIQADTLAHLLFASSTAKVVSLPRVLCHYAHGGNSFETALVTFQQFVFQYLQQSSSKDLTLGRMTLSPELRVVIDKVLLVQTWQEVAHKHQLTGRKQIEQTLKDWLVQFTV
- a CDS encoding ParB/RepB/Spo0J family partition protein; the protein is MAIKTSDLNAKLFGKANKRRATSPVEAQAAVKEKAQVIELAIAGEDLVSFELVSVPAAEIETQTVVFAENSREQSFLNEHALADILVTLKERGQQYPAVGRRNAQGKIEVLDGSRRRMSCILAQKDFLIYVADNIETQHAKFLSDVANAHKPLSLYERGREMQAKLDSGEAADQKALAQMFQCSEALVSGALKAAALPLELLQAYPNVSDVGRPTIVKLHKQYFALPSKSQTLLLEKCRHAQGEIWQGSNSQGVARLTKEISSQLEAWIEELAPSKKEASAEKIDLIKGRVSYTRKGANVSLALKKIDDDVMDDILAYIQSKLS